Within the Saccharomonospora amisosensis genome, the region CGCGAGTTCCCCGTTCCCGTCGGCGACGGCGTTCAGTCCAGCCTGCGCAACTCGGCGCGGAACCGCTTGGCCCTGGCGACATAGCTATCCACCACGGCGGCGATCTGCTCCGGGCCGAACGCCGTGTTGGGTCTGGTCTTGGCGGGCACGCCGAGCGCGATGTGGCCGGACGGCACCCGTGAGTCATACGACAGCACCGCGCCCGCGCCGACCATTCCGCCGTCCTCGACGACGGTCCCGTTGAGCACCACCGAACCCGATGCGATGAGGCAACCGGTACCGATGGTTGCGCCCTCGACGTGCACCGAATGCCCGATCGCGGAGTTCTCCCCGAGAATCGTGGGGTGGCGTTGTGTGCAGTGCAGCACGCAGCCGTCCTGCACGTTGGAGCGCGAACCCAACTCGATGTAGCCGTTGTCCCCTCGCAGTACGGTGCCCGGCCACACCGACGCCCCCGCGGCGATGCGCACGTCACCGATCACTGTCGCGTCCGGATGAACGTAGGCATCGGGGTGGATGCTCGGCTCCAACTCCGCGAGCGCGTAGATCGCCATGCCGCTCTACAGTCCCTTCGCGAGGCAGACACTCAACGGGTCGTCACGGTAGTGCCCGAACTTGGCGATGTCGGTGTAGCCGCTGGAGCGGTAGAGAGCGATCGCCTCCGGCTGCCGGGTGCCCGTCTCCAGCACCACCCGCTTCCTGCCCGCGTCCACCGCGGTGCGCTCCAACTCCGCGAGCAGCACCCGCGAAAGTCCCCTCCC harbors:
- a CDS encoding gamma carbonic anhydrase family protein, whose amino-acid sequence is MAIYALAELEPSIHPDAYVHPDATVIGDVRIAAGASVWPGTVLRGDNGYIELGSRSNVQDGCVLHCTQRHPTILGENSAIGHSVHVEGATIGTGCLIASGSVVLNGTVVEDGGMVGAGAVLSYDSRVPSGHIALGVPAKTRPNTAFGPEQIAAVVDSYVARAKRFRAELRRLD